In the Solanum pennellii chromosome 5, SPENNV200 genome, one interval contains:
- the LOC107020588 gene encoding 50S ribosomal protein L15, chloroplastic: MASLLSISSASPTRTNSIITHFSSSFKGNVSNLKSSPKLLPIIKVCNQKSKSITRTPFVVFNQTASFGADSATGSVRFRLNNLGPQPGATKNRKRKGRGHSAGQGGSCGFGMRGQKSRSGPGVRKGFEGGQMPLYRRLPKLRGIAGGMHAGLPKYVPVNLKDIEEAGFQEGEEVSLESLKQKGLINPSGRERRLPLKILGDGELSVKLNFKARAFSTSAKEKLEAAGCSLTVLPGRKKWVKPSVAKNLARAEEYFAKKRAAAAESADPSAA, encoded by the exons ATGGCGTCTCTACTCTCCATCTCCTCTGCATCGCCTACAAGAACAAATTCTATCATTACCCACTTTTCTTCGTCATTCAAG GGTAATGTAAGTAATTTGAAGTCAAGTCCGAAGCTTTTGCCTATAATAAAGGTCTGCAACCAGAAATCTAAGTCAATAACAAGAACCCCATTTGTTGTTTTCAACCAAACTGCAAGTTTTGGTGCTGATTCTGCAACTGGGAGTGTTCGTTTTCGGCTTAATAACTTGGGTCCTCAACCTGGGGCTACCAAGAATAGGAAGAGGAAAGGTAGAGGGCATTCAGCTGGACAAGGGGGTAGTTGTGGTTTTGGTATGAGAGGTCAAAAATCAAGGTCTGGACCTGGAGTTAGAAAGGGGTTTGAAGGGGGTCAAATGCCTCTCTATAGGAGACTTCCTAAGTTGAGAGGAATTGCTGGAG gCATGCATGCTGGACTTCCCAAATATGTACCTGTGAACTTGAAGGACATAGAAGAGGCAGGATTTCAAGAAGGGGAAGAGGTTTCACTTGAGTCCCTCAAGCAAAAGGGTTTAATAAATCCTTCAGGGAGAGAAAGGAGACTTCCACTTAAG ATCTTAGGCGATGGTGAGCTAAGCGTGAAACTCAACTTCAAAGCCCGCGCTTTTTCAACGTCAGCCAAGGAGAAACTAGAGGCTGCTGGTTGCTCATTGACTGTTCTACCAGGCAGAAAGAAATGGGTAAAACCATCAGTTGCCAAGAACCTTGCTAGAGCTGAGGAATATTTTGCAAAGAAAAGAGCAGCTGCAGCTGAATCAGCTGACCCCTCTGCTGCTTAA